A region of the Primulina eburnea isolate SZY01 chromosome 7, ASM2296580v1, whole genome shotgun sequence genome:
TCATCGGTTTTCAAATCAAAAgtaacaagaacagcccccctTTCGGCccttcattttctttacaaCAAGTGTAGTTCGATCTTGTGTAGtgatgtggatcttggttggcctctggaccttagccatggttcacaccctacctcttgatgtctagatcgtgccatggtcaatcaaatggccactggaacgacacgagacagcaAGCGAAGCAAAACACCACACGCACGCAAGGGTGCTCTCGGGTGGTACTTTTCGGTCGGTTGCATGGcgtggttcgaattgtggctggcctagggcccttagccatggttcaaaccataccgtaggatgttggtaagagcctctggtcggtggttcaagccccaatggccggtagtctcgagaACGAGACAAGGAAGCGAAggcacagctgctgtattttgtggacagcaacttgctgcttcGGTTCattggctcgttcgagttcttggttccCTCTAGGCTGATTGCTTTTTCAAAGCTGATAAGAATTATGCATGCCGTCTCTATATTTTATCTTTTCACTTGTCAACCCTCATCTCCGTCTTCACTGAGCTTCGACTTCTATTATTTGGTTgaacgtacagtgagactcagtAAATGAATccgttgcagtttgaatttGTTCCCCCTAATATATATCTGGAATATTTAGCTTTAAGTGCTGCTGCAACGTCTATTATTGTAACTTGATAGTACAATAGTTTTTGTACCTGTGTGCACAGCTGTATTAAACTTGTCGTATCTGTAAACTGGTTCgttcctaactgatgttctgagCTGGTCTTGAACTGTTCTTGAACTGGtgaggtgaaatcagttgactcgtcatctaaactgatttcactgactcaattgaactggtcagttgggatcttcatcagttgaacacttcatcaactagccgggcttctgaaggtgtTATGCTGAACCActtatcaactggacaatcagttgaactgcttTCGATACTTCATTTGAATTGGTTTAGTACGATCAATCAGTTGGAACTTTCAGTTTACGTtacgatagcttcagtttaagCTTGGTAACTAATCAGTTCGAAGCTTGATCAGTTTCATTTTCTACGCACTTAGATAAAttcattagaaacaaataaacaagttttgttaacatcaaaatcaagattgtgaacatgaaatgttccaacaatctctccctttttgatgatcacaaaactggAACAGTTAaagcgatttaaaataaatttaaacatttaataattctccccctttgtgataataaaaaagtttaaaaacgttaaatcaaataaaagaaCTTTCAGTTCGAGGGGTAACAGAAAGAAAAGCTCCAATAAAACGATTTGAAAAACAATTTTTCAGTTCGAgggataaaaaatttaaaatcaattttaaaGAACATCTCCCCCTTAAGAACTGAATCAAAAACTCCCCCTCAAAAATATAATCGTTGCGCGATTTTAAAAAGAATTATAAGCGCAATAAACACTCAAGCAATTAAGGCAACATATAAACTGAAAAAATCAGTTCAGTTACATGCAAACTAACTGGATACACATGATGTTAATTTAATCCATTACGCGTCCCTTGTATTAATATAAATCACACCATCTTATGTAAGGGAATTGCTACTACACTTAGCAAATAGCAAATAACATTAATTATCAGTCAGTTTATATAAAATAGAACTGAGTTTCTTTTGCCAAAAGAACAGCTAATAGCCTTGAACTTGATCTCTGTGCTGGCTAATTGGTTTAATTGATGCAAACTGGACTCAACTGATGTTGAACCTGCAATGATCAACTACTAGCATCTGATATGGCAATGAAGCAGTGGCACTTTTGATGATTAAGCTCCACTTAACtcatcagtttcagctggtagttgggtttcgtctgttgatcagttgaactggtaagCTGGCAACTGAAGTCTTGTCCGCTGATCAGTTTAGCTATCCTGCTGTCAGTTGAACTCAAAAATCCTGCAAACAGCTAAACAAAAAAGTAGCACATCaaacatataaaatattatcagagggttttgaaaaccattttaaaaatactaTCAGTTTTCAAATGTCTTTCTTAGAACAGCTatctctgataccaattgatggATCGGTTTGGACACCTGCGAGGAtgattcaaacacaatattctcaatgagctgcaatagctcgtgttctaaaaaTTTATACATCGATTaattagatcgagttttctttcaaatcaagcggaaaacactcgaagtaatcattcgttaagaaaaaCTGGTTGGTTTTATATCTTGtgcaactgaataactgaaaattaCATGGGATCAGTTCTGgcttatatcagttcagttatggaaaGAACTGAAACgatatcagctgaactgatAAAATCAATTAAGAACAAAAACAAGCAGTTAACAGAaataacacaagatatgtttatggatgctcggagacttcaactactcctacgtcaccccttctatctcatcGAGTAGGATATActagaagaatttgatttatacaacaccttgtacaaactcacccgacttaggacttacccactgcctaactgaactcctagtctagacttAAGGCAttaccttccagccaacacttgtttaacgtctatgtgtcaaagactacatatacatgttttacgtctttgtgcaagacaaAATTTGAGTGatggtgagtgtgtgtgtgagagaactgatctctgaaaactatccgaaggtgttctcacacgctgagggaaatatgcttctaaaactaggctgataacacgttgaagtgttccctcttaATTGGTCCTTCCGGCAACTTTAACGGGTCTCATTCTGCTTTCTTAGGAGCATAATTGATCGCATCATACGTAAGAGCTTATGCATCATAATCGGAGATTCAGTTCTCACCTATAGATGTTGATATACTATGtaatctgatgagttaatagtagAAGAAATATCTAGCTAGACTAAGACATGTCCATTATTGAAATATGTATCCTTATGCGATGTCATTGTGATTGTTCAAAGATACATGACAGagttatcgaattcatttgcaactctcgatataccaatgttTGTTGATTTGATCGGAAAATATGTGTTGAAGAAACCATAATGTATGCAACCATAACCTACTGTTTTTTGCAGTCACTATCAATAATAACTATGGGATATTGGGCGATGATACAAAGCACTATTATTATGATCCGATGGGTCAAATCAGAATTGAGTTCTCCTGTTCTTTATCTAGGGTTTTATGGAAAAAATTTAGATAATTAGGATAAGCtagagtaaaaaaaaaatattgtcttgaatcacatgaagttgtgaacccacgactagttgtatccCTAAACCATTGATGGTCACACAAACATTGAATTTTGTGTTCgtgttgagatagtcaaattcaaggagttaaaaaaattgaatttgatggagatcaaacatatTGCTTATAATAGAGTTTGTAAGTGTTTTCTATATTTGAAAGTTATGGAAGTTAACATGACTGCTATGTTTTGTGATGAGAATGCAACTGCCTGATTTAGTGAAGGAGTTACCATATATACAGCTGCAAAAAATAAGTGGAAAATTCactttttaatatattaatgaCATTTGTACCCTCGTCAAATCGGCACTGTCTGATCGTTGTTCAGAATTGTAATAGAGTCACAATTATTCAAACtataaaattagattcttcttattaaatattaattatgtaTTTTTGACTACTATGTAAAATTTCTATGAAATATTCTAGAAAtgtttataataaattaattaattaaaaataggtatttaattatatcacgttTTGTCAAAAGTTAAAAATACTATAAAAGATATTTTAcaagagagaaatataattgGATAATTACTAAACCGTGGATTATTTGCTTAATAAGATTGGATAATACTAATACAACTCTAACTTGTATGATTCCTAATTAGACAATAAAACCTAATGGAGATTTTTGACAATGCAAAACTTCAAAAGTAAAAGTCTAGTAGGATTCTCGCTTGGGAATCCTAGTATGATTCTAACTTTAtccatgaaaataaaaaatatgacaatacatttcaaatttaaatgCTAGAAATTTTCTCTCTCAACACAACAATCAAATTTCAGCAATTACCTCTTGTTGTTCAACTATCGGCCAAGCACCGCCACTTCCTCCACTGTGCGTCTTCATTGTTCCACAGCAACGTCACCGAGGTGCCACAAGAATCTCAATAATTTCCCGTGATTGTTCCTCAACGGAAATTTTGTCTAGATTTTTTGTGTAATCTAGGAGAGGGACAAATCTTCTCATTAGTTACCTAATTCTTAGAGATATTAAAAGGCGACTTTCGGTAGAAGGTTCATAAAGATTTATAAGAagaacataattatttaaaatccgGAATATTTTGGTGTCATGCATTTAGAACACACAAAAGTAATAAACTcttgataccccatggatgggCCCACTATCCCTGGCCCATCCCTAGCCCAAATAAAACACAGGCCTATTAAGGGCtcatgtattctcctataaataccaggtttgaacgttcaattgattcattcaatatattgttttcagcagcacccttagctgctccccccatatatccccagtctctgacttgagcatcAGAGGAGCTATGCCaagacaccctcctggccctcTTCTAACGatattatttgtgatttcaggagCAGGTTAATTTCAAAACCTGCGTCTGGATTAGTGACACTTACTGGAAGCGGATCCTAAATTTCCtgtgagtatcacttggcgccgtctgtgggaaatttttgttgagacgtagagatggtaggCAAGAGAGGGAGTAGAAGAgctacctcagcatcatcgCTTCCTCAGAGGGGACTCGAACAATCTCACGTCGAGACAAGACAGGAACAACCACATCTCGGGATGAGACAGGAATAACCTCGTCAAGAGACAAGAGCCGAGTAGCCCCTTCGCTAGACAAGGGTCGAGCAAACCCTTCCCAATGAGAATGTGGGCAACTTGACCCTAGAACAGTTAGTTTAACACCTTCCAACCCAACTCCATATGTTCTTTTGAGGAATTCTCAGCTGCCTTCTTGCACCGATTTGCTAGCAGCGAAAGGCAACAGAAAAACTATTTGAGTCTGTTTGTGATGAAACAACAAGAGGCTGAAACTCTGCGGGAGTTTGTCCAGCGCTTCAAGAGTGCAGCGCTGGAAATACCAGCGGCTACCcctgacatcatgataagtgccttTACACAAGGACTGAGGGGAGGAGAGTTTTTTAGGTCGTTGGTCAAGAAGCCTCCGTCGAGCTATGATGATCTGTTGGCTCGAGCTGAGAAATATGTAAACTTGGAAGATGCTCAACGGTGCAGAAGGATGGAGAACCGGCCTGGGGGAAGTAGAGTGGAGGGAGCGGAGAGAGGAGGAAGGAAGAGGGGTACGGGGGAAAGAGAGGAGGATAGAACTAGAAGTAGAGGACAATTATCGTCACATGTTCTTTGAAATAGGAATCGGGATAAAGTGATGGAGGTGAGGGAGTCAAGGGAGAGGGGGGATTAGTCGCAAAGGGTTGAGAGCAGTGCTCGGTCTCCGTCGTCAGGGAAGGAACTGAGATCTCGCCCGTATTCTAAGCAAGGTCGAGGCCCTCCGTGGATAAATCAGAGGTTCGAGGAGTCGAGGAGAGAAGGTCGAGGTCAGGATGTCCCTCGGGAGCCCATTGAACCGAGGAGGAGAACGAATGAGGATAACCACCATACAAGAGGAATtattcatatgatctcggggggtgctactgatggaGATTCTGGGCGAGCTCGGAAAGTGCGTGGGAGGAAGTTGGAAAGTTTTGAAATATCTAGGGGTGCGGACTTACCCTAGGATCCTGTTATCAGTTTTGGGCCCGGAAGACGTCCGAGGCATTGTGGCTCCCCATAATTATGCCTTTGTGGTGACGGACACAATTGCCAATTATGATGTGGCACGAATCTTTATTGACAATGGAAGCTTTGTAAATATCTTGTCCAAGAGCACTTTGGATCAGATGAATGTGGAAGGATTTGAGTTCGAACCGATCTCTACTCCTCTATATGGGTTCACGGGACATGCCACTCTACCGCTGGGTCAGATTACTCATCCCCTATCTTTGGGATGCGACCCTCGACGGATAACAAAGATGATAACATTTACCATGGTGGATACCCCCTCATCATATAATGGAATCCTGGGACGGCCAGCCTTGAAAGATTTCAGAGCCGTAGCTTTCACGTATCATCAAAATTGAAGTTTCCTGTGGGGAAGGAGGTGGGAGTCTTGTGTGGAGAGCAGAAAGTTGCGCGACGATGTTATGAAGTAATAGTGAAAGAAGAGGGAAAGAAGGTgcatgatcgagcaaaacttgcactgtgaattccccaataaaatatgattttgtatgctcaaaaagtaatcgcaagtgcacgatgtcaagtaataatatagtgtatgtgaatacgagtatcgttccgctgaagactgtatttaacaattattattttagttattaaaactttagcgacgaaagGTGATTGGTTGTGTTATGACTAAtaaaatgcaagaaaattaaataaacaagttcaaagactaaatgataaaatatgattgcTAAATCgattgattaaatttcaaatgataaaagaatttgttgggaattctggttcacctaccccttattaattaattaattcgttcgattgtgttctacgcttccgacaggatttcctattcaattgaacacactctctcgagctatgccaaactaattcactcaatgaagtaattaaatgtctttaattatttatcaagaatgaatcgcatttcgattgatgaaatcccctagttttcgaccctaaggactatgactatcggcacgtatccaatttcatatatctatgcaaattgtagatccgcgaattatactactagtttttatcacaagttattctctcgaactcactcgcgatATAAAAACggtgttaaagttagctacgctctaacaacacaataaaacaatagtataaccAAGAACAAATCACAAATCGAAATATGAATTAATCAGATCAAagttttggggtaggatcccctttaatcccaacaaatatgaaagtttagctactagaattcataattaaaataagcaaaacaatatttaaataaaggaaaataaactagaaatacgagacgtgacgaaatttgcgaagaacgatgcccggaaaccgtcgaatcttcaatccaagtgccAAAGCTCTCTCCAAACTCGATCCCCGCTGCCAAAAATCCTGAATGATCCTCAAAAGTCGACCAATAATCTTTCCATAGCAGCCACACTCCCAAATTAAGGTAAGAAATCGCGCACAATAATCTTCCAAAagtaggcggcgctcgggcggtagaaaagtaccgctcgagcgccacactctctgtaacTTCCCTCGGCtggtgcggcattcgcgctcgggcggtagaaaagcaccgctcgagcgccaacttcCTGTCTTGGCACTTCAACTTCTCGTGCTCGAGCGGtataaaagtaccgctcgggcgccaactttctgtaagGATGACTTCGGAGGCAttttctcgcgctcgggcggtagaaaagcaccgcccgagcgccaactttctgtcttgGTCCTTCAGTTATTcacttctcgcgcccgggcggtagaaatgtaccgctcgggcgccgcttgttctgtccaaattcttgAGTCTTCCACCTTTCGCTTTGATTTTCGTTCTCCAACCATTTTTTCCTGCAGATTCATCACAcacaagtgagacatgataaaatgcaaataattactataaaatgaacaaaatgtaaatgaaatgcatgcatgcacaatgtaaacacaactaaaactaatgcaataaacacgtaaaaacaccacctatcaaccccctcatactaaccttttgcttgccctcaagcaaaataggttacaAACCATAACCAATCATTACGAAACAGACTCAAAACGAAGGTATGAAGATAACGAAAGTGATGGTGAATTATCAAACTGACATCCTGCCTCAGCTGGTTTGTGAACCACATACAATTAGTCAAATCACAACATTCATCAACGCCCCTTTCAAAGCACCTTATAGCAATTTGATTTTGACCAGAAAGTGTGGTCGTGTGTGTGCTGTGGGTCTCACTAGCTCGTGCTTCAGACAGTTTCATTTGCAAATCATGCGAGCCACCAAATCAACAGTTCAATGCAAGTTTCCCTATCCCGAGTTCTGTTTCTAGTCGTGACCAACAAGTGAACACAAAGCGGCTGATTTTCAAGGTTGTACACCAGGAATTGGGAATTCAATTTCATGAGGTTTCGAACGGCTAAAGAAGATGGGACGTACactgatcattttcattatgcacttgtcagaatttttatctgacattcctcaacgccttacttctccatctatttagccttgggatatgatttcatccctttttggctcccccacaccttacatcccctTTTTTCATTTACAACACTCTTGTTGTAATActtctcattttttttttttttggtgcatAATTTTCTCAAGTGTACTCCCTAACTTTTGAGTATATGGAATGCTTGTTTAGTTGGCTTAGGGATAACTCTTGAGGTAGTATGCACAATTGGGACGAAAGTTATTCCGGTGGGTTCAAATGATCTACGCTATTTCATGTTACTGGTCGGTCGCTACTGTCAACACAATTCATTCAAGTTCGACTTGCATCTCATGTTATTTCAGTTCCTACCACAGATTCTTAAACTCGACTATCGTGTACACTACTAATAATACCCACAATGTACGcatataaaataaacatttcattTCACTGGGGTATTCATAACGTGTGATACGACTAAGTAACATGCAGTTCATTCATCCCACAATCATCATCGGCTACCAATTTACTAATGTCACCATCACTGCTACTCATGCAAGACACAGACGAATGCAAACAACGAAGAAGACGTATaacgaccccctcatactagacgtgtgcaatgtccccattgcacaaaagactaaaacatagacatgcaaacacaaatgcagactaataaacatgaaaGCGAATAAACATGCTAGACGGAAACaacgaaaagaaagaaaaaacagGAAACAgctaaaaggaaaaaaataaatgtgcaaaagaggggaaacagtaaactcccctgatcaagtgTCATCCTCATCGTGCTCCGGCGGTGGCACTCCTGCGGCCTCCCCATGTTGAgaataatcatactggaactggaatgggggGGGGGGAGGTAGCGGAGTCGGTGGAATGGTCGACGGGTCAACGCCCCCGTGCACAAGCATCGAGCGCATCATGTAGTCCAGATGAGGCAAATGGTCTGCGACGTATGAATCGAACTGGCCCTGATGAGCTTGGAAGGCTAGATTTTCATCCATTTTATCATTTGTCGTTCGCCTGCGGGGTTGTGATGGGCGGCGGCGTGGAGCGGCGGCGCTAGAGCCACCTAAATTTTCCTCCTCAGTGGGGAAGTCAATCTGTCGCTTGGCATGCTTTCGCTTATCGTTTTCGATGGAAATCGGCTTCATGGGTTGAATCCACTCCTCGTCGTCCCGGAATAGAACTCCCGCACGGGCACACAACTCGGATATAATTGTCGGGAAGAACAGACCGACGTGACTGTTGCGAGCACACAACATGATTTGAGAGTGGATAAGTGTGCCCACATTCACGTCGTAGCCGTGAGTTAACGCAAAAAGGAGAACTGCTCGTTCCTTTTggacctcgctcttatgcgagaccggCATCATCCGTCGGGCCACAAATAAGTACCACATGGCAGCGTCAACGGTCAAGAATTTCTCGTCGAAACAGCTCGGCGGTCCGCCCACTGGTTTCCACATCGCACCCGCACCCGGATGGCATAGCGCGGTGATAATCAAGTCATAGTCCGGGTCAGCAGCTAAAGCCTCAAAACGAGAGTTGTCGACCTCCGCCGTTTCCAACAGTGCATTGATAGTTGCCGAGTCACACGGGACATGTACACCCCGAACAAACACCGTCCCATTTCTCCCCTCCATAGCATTCGCGTAAAATTCACGCACCACCGAAACTACCGCCACCTTAGGTTGATTGGAAAAAGTTTCCCATCCACGCCGTTCCAATTCTATCCGAGTTCCTATGTGCCTATCGGCAGATTCTTTTCGGAATCCCCTCTCTACTATCGGATTTCTATTTATCTTGGCATGCTCATACCTAACCCGAGCTCCCTCACTAATAAAGCGATGCCTATCAAAAGtcgaagaagaggaagaagcggAAGTAcctctttgtttcttctttggagTCATGGTAGTGGATGAGAGAGATTTTGGGGGAATCGGAGAAGATGACGCTTGAATTCCGAAGGAGGAGCTTGCCCACGATGCTTGAGTCTTGATGGTAGGAGAGATTGCCTGCAAAAATTTGAGAGTAGAGTGGAAGAGGGTTAGGGATTTGGGGAGAAATTGGGGGAGATGTGCGCACAGAATGAAGAAAAGGAAAGGAAATCGCGCATATAAAGTaatcgcgctcgagcggtaaaaaattaccgctcgagcgccaacctctATGGACGTAAAAGTCAGAGGTAAGCgggcgcgctcgagcggtaggaaatcaccgcccgagcaccaACTTTCTGTAAGCCAAGGGAagtttcgcgctcgagcggtataaaaatgccgcccgagcgccaacatTCTGCCAGAAtcgagattttttttttttgaaacaaaattgaagaacaagaaacgAGATTAACAATAAATACGAATAAAGATGACAATAatcgaaattgaattaaatgcaAGATAAGGGAAAAAGaagagttctcaatttatagtcgagagcttgactgtcggtccgTCTCAGTTCGGATTCTCTTGGAACcgtgtgattccaagttgtggctcaactgtgccacccatgtagtgctttaggcgctgggcattgaccgtaaatgtcccatcttttccatctttcaattccacagctcccgatggataaactttcgagatcacgaatggaccggaccatcgCGGCTTCAATTTACCGGGAAACAagcgcaaccgggagttgtagagcagaACACTTTCACCCTCCTTAAATTCTCTCTCGATGATTCTTTTGTCATGAGCCTTTTTGGTTTTCTCCTTGTAAGACAGTGCAAGATCGTAAGCCAAATTGCGGAACTCCTCCAACTGGTCCAATTGAAGCAAAcgctgttcacctgcatcagtaaaattaaagttcagctcttttgttgcccaatatgcccgATGCTCCAACTCGACAGgtaaatgacatgctttaccaaataacaacctatacggtgtagtgcctaaaggtgttttaaaagcagtcctatatgcccatagagcatcatctaacctcaccgaccaGTCTTTCCTACTGACGCCTACCACTTTCTCCAGAATTCTctttatctctcggttcgacacttccacttgaccactcgtctgggggtgataaggggtagagatcttatgtgtgacaccatatttgcttaaaagtttttcaaagagtttgttgcaaaaatgagtgccaccatcactaatgattgctcgtggtgt
Encoded here:
- the LOC140835719 gene encoding uncharacterized protein, with amino-acid sequence MEILGELGKCVGGSWKVLKYLGVRTYPRILLSVLGPEDVRGIVAPHNYAFVVTDTIANYDVARIFIDNGSFVNILSKSTLDQMNVEGFEFEPISTPLYGFTGHATLPLGQITHPLSLGCDPRRITKMITFTMVDTPSSYNGILGRPALKDFRAVAFTYHQN